A part of Prevotella melaninogenica genomic DNA contains:
- a CDS encoding DUF4249 domain-containing protein has product MKKILFLLFLALSVMSCKDDFSVSNLPDAKPKLVVYCMPSTADTTYITVSRSIPLKQYNATQQNALIDNAVISYQLNGQAMPVTALGNGRYRVVGLQKAGDKVQLRVEAQGLEAVETSTEIPQPIGISHLATRMVRMKEDPSSNVKDFLQLQATFTDPAETHDYYAVRAKTNRLSYLYVTCFRNFGGYMQEVINFYSYDEFMAARKTEHWDSVAVKYQLQQLYVPISTASEPLLNPLSDIDDDFDFSSDFYQNFYIFDDATINGKTYTLHLNIQPFVRATNMSDEAAKELKRLYNIEEGVELEFYHITPAYYRFLQALNDVSNNSLAQAGLSNIRTTYSNVQNGMGICAGFNVQRR; this is encoded by the coding sequence ATGAAAAAGATATTATTTCTCCTCTTCCTTGCCCTGTCAGTAATGAGTTGCAAGGATGATTTCAGTGTCAGCAATCTGCCTGATGCAAAGCCAAAGTTGGTGGTTTATTGTATGCCTTCTACTGCTGACACCACTTATATCACCGTGTCACGCAGTATTCCGTTAAAGCAATATAACGCAACACAGCAGAATGCGCTGATTGACAATGCCGTTATCAGCTATCAGTTGAACGGACAAGCGATGCCAGTGACAGCCTTGGGCAATGGTCGCTACCGTGTTGTGGGACTGCAGAAAGCGGGCGATAAGGTGCAGTTACGTGTTGAAGCACAGGGCTTAGAGGCTGTTGAGACATCCACAGAGATTCCACAACCAATCGGTATAAGCCACCTCGCAACGCGTATGGTGCGAATGAAGGAAGACCCTTCCTCAAATGTAAAAGACTTCCTGCAGCTACAAGCAACCTTCACCGACCCTGCCGAGACACACGATTATTACGCTGTACGTGCGAAAACCAATAGGCTGTCCTACCTTTATGTGACATGCTTCCGTAATTTTGGCGGTTATATGCAAGAGGTGATAAACTTCTATTCTTACGATGAGTTTATGGCTGCACGAAAGACCGAACATTGGGATAGCGTGGCTGTAAAGTATCAATTACAGCAACTCTATGTGCCGATTTCTACGGCAAGTGAACCGCTGTTGAATCCATTATCTGATATAGACGATGACTTCGACTTTAGTAGTGACTTCTATCAGAACTTCTATATCTTTGATGATGCTACTATCAACGGCAAAACTTATACCCTTCATCTGAACATTCAGCCGTTTGTGCGTGCCACAAATATGTCTGATGAGGCGGCGAAGGAGCTGAAGAGATTGTATAATATCGAGGAGGGTGTGGAATTGGAATTCTATCATATCACCCCTGCCTACTACCGTTTCTTGCAGGCGTTGAACGATGTTTCAAACAACTCTCTTGCCCAAGCTGGTCTCTCCAACATCCGTACTACTTACAGCAATGTGCAGAATGGTATGGGAATTTGCGCTGGGTTTAATGTGCAAAGGAGATAA
- a CDS encoding OmpA family protein → MKNMKMMAVGMCFLTVVSCQTKQGSGALIGGGAGAALGGIVGQIIGRNGKSTAIGAAIGGAVGAGAGALIGRHMDKVAREAAQQLPNARVDKVTDANGLDCVKVTFDSGILFPLNGSNLSAAAKNDLTKFASLMQRNSNCDVAIQGYTDASGNDNINLPLSQRRADAVSSYLKGRGVSSRQIRSVQGFGSANPIENKTISQANRRVEVYLYASSEMVRQANNGSL, encoded by the coding sequence ATGAAGAATATGAAAATGATGGCAGTAGGTATGTGTTTCCTCACTGTCGTAAGTTGTCAGACAAAACAAGGTTCAGGTGCATTAATCGGTGGCGGTGCTGGTGCAGCATTGGGTGGCATCGTTGGTCAGATTATAGGTCGTAACGGTAAGAGCACAGCCATTGGTGCTGCTATCGGTGGTGCTGTAGGTGCTGGTGCTGGTGCCCTCATCGGTCGTCACATGGACAAGGTAGCACGCGAGGCAGCACAGCAGTTGCCAAACGCACGTGTTGACAAGGTGACAGATGCTAATGGTTTAGACTGTGTGAAGGTTACCTTCGACTCTGGTATCCTCTTCCCATTGAATGGTTCAAACCTCAGTGCTGCGGCTAAGAACGACCTCACAAAGTTCGCTTCTTTGATGCAGCGCAACTCTAACTGTGACGTTGCTATTCAGGGTTACACCGATGCTTCTGGTAACGACAACATCAACCTCCCATTGTCCCAGCGTCGTGCTGATGCTGTATCATCTTACCTCAAGGGTCGTGGTGTAAGCAGCCGTCAGATTCGTTCAGTACAGGGTTTTGGTAGTGCAAACCCTATCGAGAATAAGACTATTAGTCAGGCTAACCGCCGTGTAGAGGTTTACCTCTATGCTTCATCAGAGATGGTTCGTCAGGCAAACAACGGTTCATTGTAA
- the proS gene encoding proline--tRNA ligase, which yields MAKELKEMTKRADNYSQWYNDLVIKADLIEQSAVRGCMVIKPYGYAIWEKIQAQLDKMFKETGVQNAYFPMLIPKSFLSREAEHVKGFAKECAVVTHYRLKATEDGNAVEVDPNAKLEEELIIRPTSETIIWNTYKNWIHSWRDLPLMCNQWCNVMRWEMRTRPFLRTSEFLWQEGHTAHATREEAEKEAQTMLRVYADFAEKWLAVPVVQGVKSETERFAGALDTYTIEAMMQDGKALQSGTSHFLGQNFAKSFDVTFLNKENKPEYVWATSWGVSTRLIGALIMTHSDDNGLVLPPKIAPIQVVIVPIFKGEEQLKELTDKLQPVIDQLRALGITVKYDDADNKRPGFKFADYELKGVPVRLAMGGRDLENNTIEVMRRDTLEKESVSFDGIVERIKNLLDEIQDNIFKKAKDFRDAHIYECENYEEFKEKVKDGGFFLCHWDGTEETEAKIKEDTQATIRCVPYMFEQTPGVDMVSGKPAKYRVIIARSY from the coding sequence ATGGCAAAAGAACTGAAAGAAATGACCAAGAGAGCAGATAACTACTCTCAATGGTACAATGACTTGGTAATAAAGGCAGACTTGATTGAGCAGTCTGCTGTTCGTGGTTGTATGGTTATCAAGCCATACGGCTATGCTATCTGGGAGAAGATTCAAGCACAGCTTGACAAGATGTTTAAGGAGACAGGTGTACAGAATGCTTACTTCCCAATGTTGATTCCTAAGAGCTTCCTCTCTCGTGAGGCTGAGCACGTAAAGGGATTTGCCAAGGAGTGTGCCGTGGTTACTCACTACCGCTTAAAGGCTACAGAAGATGGTAATGCTGTTGAGGTTGACCCTAACGCAAAGTTAGAGGAGGAATTGATTATCCGCCCTACCAGTGAGACAATCATCTGGAACACTTATAAGAACTGGATTCACTCTTGGCGCGATCTGCCATTGATGTGCAACCAGTGGTGTAATGTTATGCGTTGGGAGATGCGTACGCGTCCGTTCCTCCGCACATCTGAGTTCCTCTGGCAGGAGGGTCACACCGCTCACGCTACACGTGAGGAGGCTGAGAAGGAGGCACAGACCATGTTGCGTGTTTACGCTGATTTCGCTGAGAAGTGGCTCGCTGTTCCTGTTGTACAGGGTGTGAAAAGTGAGACAGAACGTTTCGCTGGTGCGTTAGATACTTATACTATCGAGGCAATGATGCAGGACGGTAAGGCTCTCCAGAGTGGTACTTCTCACTTCTTAGGTCAGAACTTCGCAAAGTCATTCGACGTTACCTTCCTTAACAAGGAGAACAAACCAGAGTATGTATGGGCTACCTCTTGGGGTGTTAGTACTCGTCTTATCGGTGCGCTCATCATGACCCACTCTGACGATAACGGTCTCGTTCTTCCTCCAAAGATTGCCCCTATTCAGGTGGTTATCGTACCTATCTTCAAGGGTGAGGAGCAGTTGAAGGAGCTCACAGACAAGTTGCAACCAGTTATTGATCAGCTCCGTGCGTTGGGAATCACAGTCAAGTATGACGATGCCGACAACAAGCGTCCGGGCTTTAAATTCGCTGACTACGAATTGAAGGGTGTGCCTGTACGTCTCGCTATGGGTGGTCGTGACTTGGAGAACAACACTATTGAGGTGATGCGTCGTGACACCTTGGAGAAAGAGAGCGTAAGTTTCGACGGTATTGTTGAGCGTATCAAGAACCTTCTCGACGAGATTCAGGACAACATCTTCAAGAAGGCTAAGGACTTCCGTGATGCTCATATCTACGAGTGCGAGAACTATGAGGAGTTCAAAGAGAAGGTGAAGGACGGTGGTTTCTTCCTCTGCCACTGGGATGGTACTGAGGAGACTGAGGCTAAGATTAAGGAAGACACGCAGGCAACCATCCGTTGTGTCCCTTATATGTTCGAGCAGACACCGGGCGTTGACATGGTAAGCGGCAAGCCTGCTAAGTATCGTGTCATCATCGCAAGATCATATTAA
- a CDS encoding HaeIII family restriction endonuclease — protein MSNKSNNHGRAYEFICLHSLHEAIEAIRPAQIIQNSSYKAAAVAWDTLSDAQQIIYMLSAKSTIETIFALEPNIVEVDNNSVDLFIQSDQHGKVADVRDIIIQRNNIIWEIGLSIKHNHMAVKHSRLSRKLDFGEKWYGKKCSKTYWDDIEPIFTFLEAEKKKGTYFCELNSKEEDVYIPLLKAFMAEIKKQIEKDNTIPRKLVAYLLSKYDFYKVISIDNKRLTTIQSFNMYGTLNLSSKETAPALKVPMIELPNSLLYIGLKPNSKTTVIMSFDEGWQFSFRIHNAKDLVEPSLKFDIQILGMPVDVNIKYNCKW, from the coding sequence ATGAGTAATAAAAGTAATAATCACGGTCGGGCTTATGAGTTTATATGTTTGCATTCATTACATGAAGCTATTGAGGCTATTCGTCCTGCACAGATAATACAAAATAGTAGTTATAAGGCAGCTGCGGTGGCATGGGACACATTGAGTGATGCTCAACAAATAATCTATATGCTTAGTGCTAAATCTACCATTGAAACTATATTTGCATTAGAGCCAAACATTGTAGAAGTTGATAATAATAGTGTAGATTTATTCATACAGAGTGATCAGCATGGTAAAGTAGCGGATGTTCGTGATATCATCATACAACGTAATAATATTATATGGGAAATAGGTTTGAGCATCAAACACAATCACATGGCTGTTAAACACAGTCGTCTTTCACGTAAACTTGATTTTGGAGAGAAATGGTATGGAAAGAAATGTTCTAAAACTTATTGGGATGATATTGAACCTATTTTTACCTTTCTGGAAGCTGAAAAGAAAAAGGGGACATACTTTTGTGAGTTGAATTCAAAAGAGGAAGATGTTTATATTCCCTTACTCAAAGCTTTTATGGCAGAAATTAAGAAACAGATTGAAAAGGATAATACTATTCCTCGTAAGTTAGTAGCATACCTGTTAAGTAAATATGATTTCTACAAAGTTATAAGCATTGATAATAAGCGACTAACAACTATACAATCCTTTAATATGTATGGCACCTTAAATCTTTCAAGTAAGGAAACTGCCCCCGCACTTAAAGTGCCTATGATAGAGCTTCCAAACTCGTTACTGTATATTGGCTTAAAGCCAAACAGTAAAACAACTGTTATAATGAGTTTTGACGAAGGTTGGCAATTCTCTTTCCGTATTCATAACGCAAAGGATTTGGTAGAACCTTCCTTGAAGTTTGATATTCAAATTTTAGGGATGCCAGTAGATGTAAATATAAAGTATAATTGTAAATGGTAA